Part of the Amycolatopsis sp. 195334CR genome is shown below.
CTGGCTGGACCTGGTGCGCCGCGCGGCCGGATCGGCGGCCGGACCGGGCTTCGAAGCCCGTGAGAACGCGGACTGCCCGCGGTGCCCGGCGCGGGGTTCCTGCCCGGTGCGGCCTGAGGGACGGCAGGTGACCGGCCCGTGACCGCGGTGGAAAATCGCCTCGTCAGCCCGGCCGACGTCGCCGAGGCGCTCGGCCTGCACCCGCCGACGCCCGAGCAGGCGGCGGTGATCGCCGCCCCCACCGAGCCGTCGCTGGTGGTCGCGGGCGCGGGCGCGGGCAAGACCGAGACCATGGCGGCCCGCGTGGTCTGGTTGGTGGCCAACGGTTTTGTCACCCCGGAGCAGGTGCTCGGCCTGACCTTCACCCGCAAGGCCGCGCGCCAGCTCGGCGAGCGCGTGCGCGCGCGGTTGCGGCGGCTGGCCGGTTCCGGGCTGCTGGAGCGGGTCGACCCGAGCGGCGGCAGGCGGGCCGCGGTGATGGCGGGTGAGCCGACCGTGCTCACCTACCACGCGTACGCCGGTCGCCTGCTGGCCGAGCACGGGCTGCGCCTGCCGGTCCGGCCGGGCGCCCGGCTGCTCTCGGAGACGGCGTCCTGGCAGCTGGCGCACCGCGTGGTCGCGCACTGGGACCCCGATCTCGACACCGACAAGGTGCCGCCGACGATCACCGCGCACGTGCTCGGCCTGGCCGGCGAGCTGGGCGAGCACCTGGTGTCCACGGACAAGCTCGCGGAGTACACGACCTGGTTGTGCGAGCTGATCGAGAACGCGCCGAAGGCCAAGGGCCAGCGGGACGCGCTGCCGGTCAAACTGCAGGAGATCGTGGCCGCGCAACGGTTCCGGCTCGGCCTGCTGCCGCTGGTCGAGGCCTACCACGAGCGCAAGCGGGCCGAGGGCGCGCTGGACTTCGCCGACCAGATGTCGCTGGCCGCCGGGCTGGTCACCGAGCACGAGGAGGTGGTGCTCGGCGAGCGCGAGCGCTACAGCGCGGTCCTGCTCGACGAGTACCAGGACACCGGGCACGCGCAACGCGTGCTGCTGCGCGGGTTGTTCGGCATGGGCGAGCACCCGTCGATGCCGGTGACCGCGGTCGGCGACCCGGCGCAGGCCATCTACGGCTGGCGTGGCGCGAGCGCGGCGAACCTGCCGCGGTTCACCACCGACTTCCCCCGGGCCACCGACGAGGGGCTGCGGCCCGCCGACGAATACGGCCTGCTGACCAGCTTCCGGAACCCGCCCGAGGTGCTGGTGCTGGCCAACGCGATCGTGGAACCGCTGCGCGCCAAGGGACTCGGCGTCAAGCAGCTGCGGGCGCGGGTCGGCGCGCACCCGGCGGACGTCTCGTGCGCGCTGCTGCCGGACATCCGCGTCGAACGCGAGTGGGTCGCGGATCGGCTGGCGGAGCGGTGGTTCACCGCGATCGAGGCGACCGGGGAACCGCCGACGGCCGCGGTGCTGGTCCGCCGCCGGGCCGACATGGCGCCGATCGCGGCCGAGCTGCGGGCCCGCGGCATGCCGGTGGAAGTGGTCGGCCTCGGTGGCCTGCTGGAGGAACCCGAGGTCGCCGACCTGGTCAGCACCCTGCGGGTGCTCGCCGATCCGCTGGCGGGCACGGCGGCCGCGCGCCTGCTCACCGGGGCGCGGTGGCGGCTGGGCGCGGCGGACGTGAAGGCGTTGTGGAGCCGGGCGGTCGAACTGTCGGCGGATCCGGAGGCGCCGAAGGAAACCGAGGCGACCCTGGTGCCGGAACGCGCCGAGCACACCGGCCTGGTCGACGCGATCGACGATCCCGGTGAGGCGGAACGCTATTCCCGCGAGGGCTTCCGCCGCATCCAGCGGCTCGGCGCCGAGCTGGCCACGCTGCGCCGCAGGCTGGACCAGTCGCTGCCCGAGCTGGTGTCCGATGTGGAGCGGACGATGCTGCTCGACGTGGAGGCGCTGGCCCGCCCGCACGCCGCTGGTCGCGCGCACCTGGACGCCTTCGCCGACGTGGTCACCGAATTCGCCGAGACCTCGCCCACCGCCACGCTGATGTCCTTTTTGGACTACCTGGCCACCGCCGAGCACGCCGAGGACGGGCTCAGTCCCGGTGAGGTCGAGGTGGTGCCGGACCGCGTGCAGGTGCTCACCGTGCACGCGGCGAAGGGCCTGGAGTGGCAGTACGTGGCCGTTCCGCACCTGGTCAACGACGTGTTCCCGAGCAAGCGACGGTCCTCGTCGTGGCTGCGCACGGTCACCGCGCTGCCCGCGAAGTTCCGCGGTGACGAGCAGGACCTGCCGAAGCTCCGGCTCTCCGGCGGGGAGAACCGCAAGGAAGTGCTCGAAGAACTCGAACTGCACGAGGCCAACTTCGCCGATCGCGAGGCTGACGAGGAACGGCGGCTCTGCTACGTCGCGCTGACCCGGTCCGAGCACGGGCTGCTGGTTTCCGGGCACTGGTGGAACGAGAGCAGCGCGAAGCCGAAGGGGCCGTCGACCTTCCTCACCGAGGTGCGCGAGGTGGTCCTCGAGTACGGCGCCGACGACATCGGCGTGATCGAGCAGTGGGCCGACCCGCCGGAAAACGACGACGAGAACCCGCTCACCACCTCGACGCGCACCGCGGTGTGGCCGGTGGATCCGTTGGGCGGCAGGCGATCCGCGGTGACCGAAGGTGTCGAGCTGGTGCTGGACGAGCTCGCCGTGCTCAACCGCCGCGACCCCGGCGAGCCGGACCCGGACGAGGGGCACGAGGACCCGGACGGCTGGATCGCCGACACCGCGGTCCTGCTCGCCGAGCGCGCGAAGGCGGCGAGCCGGACCGAGGACATCGTGCTGCCCGACCACCTGTCGGTGAGCCAGCTGGTCGAACTGGCCGCCGATCCGGAGTCGCTCGCGGGCAAGCTCCGCCGCCCGCTTCCCGCGCCACCGAACAGCTTCGCCCGCCGCGGCACGGCGTTCCACGCCTGGCTGGAGCAGCGGTTCAGCGGGGACCGGCTGCTCGACTTCGACGACCTGCCCGGCGCGGCCGACGACGAGGCGGTCGGCGACGGCGAACTGGAACTGCTGCAACGCGCCTTCGAGCGGAGCGAATGGGCCGGCCGGACCCCGCACGACGTGGAGGTCCCGTTCTCCGCCGAGGTCGACGGCATCAACCTGCGCGGCCGGATGGACGCGGTGTTCGCCGACGCCGACGGCGGCTGGACGGTGCTCGACTGGAAGACCGGCGGGGTGCCGGGGCCGGACCGGATGCCCGCGCTGTCGGTGCAGCTGGCCGCGTACCGGCTGGCCTGGTCGGTGCTGGCCGGGGTGCCGCTGGAGAAGGTGCGCGCGGCGTTCCACTACGTGCGCGACGGGCGCACGGTCAACCCGGTCGACCTGCTGGACTTCGACGGCCTGCGGGAACTGCTGCGGTCCGTACCGGAGGAATGAAACGTGGCCCCGGTCACCGTCGGCTACGCTCGCCGCGTGATCGACGCACGCCTCGGGGAGCAGGCATGATCAAGCGCTTCCAACTGGGAGACCGGCTGCACGACCAGCCCGACCACGAACTGGTCGGCGTGATCAAGATGCCGGAGACCACGGTCAGCCCGCTGCGCGCCATCGTCAAGCGGGTGATCGGCGCCGGGCTGGCGCTGCTGGCCACCGTGCTGATCGTGTACCTGGACCGGGACGGCTACCGCGACGCCAACGGCGACGGGCTGACCTTCCTGGACAGCGTTTACTACGCCACCGTCTCGCTGTCCACCACGGGTTACGGTGACATCGCGCCGGCCACGCCGTCGGCCAGGTTCGTCAACGTCGTCATCATCACCCCGCTGCGGGTGCTGTTCCTGATCGTGCTGGTCGGCACGACGCTCGAGGTGCTCACCGAACGGTCGCGCCAGGCGTTCAAGATCCAGAAGTGGAGGCACAAGGTGCGAGACCACGTGGTGGTCGTCGGGTTCGGGACCAAGGGCCGGGCGGTGGTGAAGACCCTGCTCGGGGACGAGAACATCGAGCCGAGCCAGATCGTGGTGGTGGACACCGACCAGGCCGCGCTGGACGCCGCCGGGGTGCTCGGCCTGGTCACCGTGCACGGCTCGGCCACCCGGTCGGACGTGCTGCGGGTGGCCGGGGTGCAGCGGGCGCGGGCGGTGGTGGTCGCCTCGAACCGCGACGACTCGGCCGTGCTGGTCACGCTGACCGCGCGGGAGCTGGCGCCCAAGGCGCACATCGTGGCCTCGGTGCGCGAGGCGGAGAACGTGCACCTGCTGAAGCAGTCCGGCGCGAACCAGGTGGTCATCTCCAGCGAGACGGCCGGGCGGCTGCTCGGCATGGCCACCTCGACGCCGCTGGTGGTGGACATGGTGGAGGACCTGCTCACCCCGGAGTCCGGGCTGGCCATCGCCGAACGCCCGGTCGAACCCTCGGAAGAGGGCGGCTCGCCGCGGCACCTGCCGGACATCGTGCTGGGCCTGGTGCGGGACGGACAGTTGTTCCGCGTGGACGCCCCCGAGGCCGATGCGATCGAGCCGGGGGACAGGCTGCTCTACGTCAAGAAGGTCACCCCGGCGGAGCAGTCCACCTG
Proteins encoded:
- a CDS encoding ATP-dependent helicase — encoded protein: MTAVENRLVSPADVAEALGLHPPTPEQAAVIAAPTEPSLVVAGAGAGKTETMAARVVWLVANGFVTPEQVLGLTFTRKAARQLGERVRARLRRLAGSGLLERVDPSGGRRAAVMAGEPTVLTYHAYAGRLLAEHGLRLPVRPGARLLSETASWQLAHRVVAHWDPDLDTDKVPPTITAHVLGLAGELGEHLVSTDKLAEYTTWLCELIENAPKAKGQRDALPVKLQEIVAAQRFRLGLLPLVEAYHERKRAEGALDFADQMSLAAGLVTEHEEVVLGERERYSAVLLDEYQDTGHAQRVLLRGLFGMGEHPSMPVTAVGDPAQAIYGWRGASAANLPRFTTDFPRATDEGLRPADEYGLLTSFRNPPEVLVLANAIVEPLRAKGLGVKQLRARVGAHPADVSCALLPDIRVEREWVADRLAERWFTAIEATGEPPTAAVLVRRRADMAPIAAELRARGMPVEVVGLGGLLEEPEVADLVSTLRVLADPLAGTAAARLLTGARWRLGAADVKALWSRAVELSADPEAPKETEATLVPERAEHTGLVDAIDDPGEAERYSREGFRRIQRLGAELATLRRRLDQSLPELVSDVERTMLLDVEALARPHAAGRAHLDAFADVVTEFAETSPTATLMSFLDYLATAEHAEDGLSPGEVEVVPDRVQVLTVHAAKGLEWQYVAVPHLVNDVFPSKRRSSSWLRTVTALPAKFRGDEQDLPKLRLSGGENRKEVLEELELHEANFADREADEERRLCYVALTRSEHGLLVSGHWWNESSAKPKGPSTFLTEVREVVLEYGADDIGVIEQWADPPENDDENPLTTSTRTAVWPVDPLGGRRSAVTEGVELVLDELAVLNRRDPGEPDPDEGHEDPDGWIADTAVLLAERAKAASRTEDIVLPDHLSVSQLVELAADPESLAGKLRRPLPAPPNSFARRGTAFHAWLEQRFSGDRLLDFDDLPGAADDEAVGDGELELLQRAFERSEWAGRTPHDVEVPFSAEVDGINLRGRMDAVFADADGGWTVLDWKTGGVPGPDRMPALSVQLAAYRLAWSVLAGVPLEKVRAAFHYVRDGRTVNPVDLLDFDGLRELLRSVPEE
- a CDS encoding TrkA family potassium uptake protein: MIKRFQLGDRLHDQPDHELVGVIKMPETTVSPLRAIVKRVIGAGLALLATVLIVYLDRDGYRDANGDGLTFLDSVYYATVSLSTTGYGDIAPATPSARFVNVVIITPLRVLFLIVLVGTTLEVLTERSRQAFKIQKWRHKVRDHVVVVGFGTKGRAVVKTLLGDENIEPSQIVVVDTDQAALDAAGVLGLVTVHGSATRSDVLRVAGVQRARAVVVASNRDDSAVLVTLTARELAPKAHIVASVREAENVHLLKQSGANQVVISSETAGRLLGMATSTPLVVDMVEDLLTPESGLAIAERPVEPSEEGGSPRHLPDIVLGLVRDGQLFRVDAPEADAIEPGDRLLYVKKVTPAEQST